The genomic DNA CCCTCAATTTGCAGAAAATGCGATTGAGGGTCTTTTGTTCATTAGAATATGGAATAATTTTGGATCACTCACGCAATCCTTTGTAGCGTGTGATTTTTTGCCCAGGTGTATTCAAATTCAGTGACTGGCTCCCGCCTCTGAATTACATTCAAGAAAGTCTTTCTTTAACATACCTTATCAATTTCCTTGCCACAGAAAAATCATGGGTTGTATATAAAGACCGTGCGCCGACGGGGTCTTCGATTTCGTTGAATAGCCATTCACCATCAGGTAGTAGGATAAAGTCGATGCCGATATAGTCGCTTTTCAAAGCGCGGGCGATGGTTTGGACATCTTGTAGTTGCCGGCTAGCAAGTGGATATTTTTCGATGGAGCCGCCGAGTGTATAGTTCGATTTGAAGGAGTCTTTGCCAGTGCGCTTGACCGCACCGACGACTTCTTCGCCAATCATAAAGACACGAACATCGCATGCGCCAGATTCGATATACGGCTGGACGATGATGTGCTTATTATGAAACTGCTTGAAAAATGCGGACGCTTGGGCTTCTGAGCTACAGAGAACGACTTCTTGTCCACCGTGGCCATCTACTGTTTTCAAGATGCATGGATAGGTATCAATCCCATGTACTTCTCGAATGCTTTTCGAAGGAACAGCAGGAACGCCGAGTAAAGTAGCGAGTTGGAAGGCCTTGAGCTTGTCGTTGGCAATATGATTGACTTCAGCTCGGTTGAATAAACGAAAGCCTTCCTGCTCAAATGCTATAGCAAGTTCAGGATTGCGATCACGAAAAAGGATAAAATCCGCATTCCTATTTGGTCGTTCTTGCCCGATAAGCAATTTCAAATCAATTGCAGCCTGCGTAGCTTCTTTTATTAAATCATCAATGAATAGACGATTTCTCAACGCTTCCTGCTCCGAATAATAGACATAGCCCTTCATTTCAATACCTTCAAAATATACGCAATCATCGCATCTGCAACGTTGATGCCTGTTACGTTGTAAATATTGCGGATATGCGCCGCTGCATTCACTTCGCAGACAAGCGGTTCGTCATTTGGACCAAATAGTAAATCGACACCTGCAAATTCAGCACCGACTGCTTGAGCGGCACGTATTGCTAAGGCTTGTTGGGCTTCCGTTAGGACAACTTCTGTTGCGACTCCGCCATTTGTGATGTTCGCGCGGAAATCGGTTTCGGAATGGCGGTACATTGCGGCTACGATTTCACCACCTACAATATTCACACGAATATCGCGCCCGTGACTGGAGGCGATAAATTGTTGGAACACATAATCGACGCCGCGCAATGCTTCGGTCTTATCATAAAATTGTTGCTCCGTTTCAATCAAATAGACTTTCATGCCAAACGAGCCATGGCCTTCTTTAATAATCATTGGCAGTCCTAGACGTTCTAGGACTTGTTTATAGTATCCCGAATCCTGAATGGTAAATGCAGGATAGACCTTTGGTGCAATAATTGTTTCTGGCATTGGGATGTCATGATGTGCTAATTGTAAATACTGTTTTGCCTTGTTATCGCATGTTTCAATCACTGCGGGATCGTTAAACACCGCGATACCGGCATTTTTTAGAAACTGTGCTAGCAAAATATCTTTATCAAGAAAAACGACAAAATCGGGACGTTGCGTTAGTGCTTGATTGATCGTCATCAACACTTCGTAATTTTTTTTGAGTGCTGCTTGGACGCCTGCCCGTTCGGCGGCTTCTTGTAATAATGCAGCTTGATCTTTAAATTTATCGCTCGTAAGACTTCCATTATAAATTACCCAGCAAGTTAACATTGTGTTCCTCCAGCCATGATATACTTTTAGTATATAAATTCTATCATATGGAGGGATAGTTTTGATTCCAAAAATGGACGAATATAAAAAACGCTGGGGAATTGATAGTGACGCCTCGGTTAAACCAGGGCTGGAAGCTGTACAACAGGCGCTCATAAAAGTAGGAAATCCGGAAAAGAACCTGCGAATTTTGCACGTGGCGGGAACAAATGGCAAAGGGTCAACGATTGCATTTATGGAGGGAATCCTGCGACAACACGGTTTTTCTACAGGTGTTTTCTCTTCGCCAGCCTTAGTCGATATTCACGATCAAATTCGCCTTAATGGGCAGCCAATTGAGCAAAAGGATTTAGATGCTTCGTTTGCATTGATGAAAAAGGCGGGGCTAAGTGGCTTGCTGACAGACTTCGAGTTATTGACAGTCGCGGCATTGCTAGCATTCAGGCAGTTTGCACCTGATTATGTGCTGCTAGAAACGGGAATGGGCGGGGCATTAGATAGCACGAATATTGTCACGCCGCTAGTATCGGTTATTACATCCATTGCCGTAGAGCATGTTACCTTTCTCGGTAACACAGTGGAGGCAGTTACTGAACATAAAGCTGGAATTATAAAGAGTAATAGACCTGTTGTCATTGGACCTCTTGGGAAAGAAGCCGTAGATGTCGTGCGTCGTGTTGCACGGGAGAAAAATAGTCTATTGTTTATGTATGGACAAGATTTTGTCATGGATTGTAACGCTGGGGAAGTGTTTAAAGGAAGCCAAACGTATCGTTTGGCGGAGCGGCATATGAAAGGGCCGCATCAAGGTGCCAATGCAGCAGTGGCAATTGAAGCATTGTTAGTGGCGGGGGCTGAACTTGTAGAGGAACAGGTAGCAGCTGCCATTGCAACTGTTCAGCTAAGGCATCGCTTTGAAGAAATTATACCTGGAGTTTTTAGGGATGGTGCGCATAATCCGGCTGCCGCTGCGATGTTGGTACAAACCATTCAGTCAGAATTTCCGGGAGAGAAAGTAGATTTTGTGATTGGCATGTTGAAGGGAAAGGACATTGAAAAAACGCTTGACGTACTAGCACCTGTCGCAGCTTCCTTCACCTTTTTAACATTTGCACATCCGCAGGCTGAATCTGCTGAGCGTTTAATGTTATATTGTAAATGTAACATTAAAACAGTGACAAACGTTGAGAGTGATACTATAATACTGGATAGGGTGGATGGTAGAAGGATAATAGTAACGGGTTCTCTTTATATGATAGCAGGCCTAAAGGTTTGTCTTCGAGCTTCGTGATAGGATTGGTATACATAATGTTTTTCGATTAGTCTGGGTTGCCTGATTAGGAGTGGATATTATATGAAAACTATAAATAGGTCCACTTTACGGTATTTCTTTGCATGGCTAGTGATTGTTCCGCCGGGCTTATTTTACGCTTGGATCAATCATCCGCCTGTGCAAGTGAATGGCTCTTATATTGTCATTTTTGTGGTACTTAGTTTTTTAGCGGTCTATTTCCCAATCGTTAGAAAGGGTATGCCGATTTTACTTGTCATGTGGTTAACGTTACCGGCTTTTTTACTGTATGGATTGTTTGTTGAAATCGTCATTATGCAAATCGCGATTCTGGCGATTTTATTTTCTGTTTCAAGCTCAGCGACACTACCGATGCGTTTTTTCTTTAACTCGACGCTGTTCTTTATCCTCTCGTTTTTATCAGCAGGAGCTTTTTATGCAGTAGGCGGAGAAGTAGGCTCAGTCGAATTTTGGTC from Sporosarcina sp. FSL K6-1522 includes the following:
- a CDS encoding ATP-grasp domain-containing protein is translated as MKGYVYYSEQEALRNRLFIDDLIKEATQAAIDLKLLIGQERPNRNADFILFRDRNPELAIAFEQEGFRLFNRAEVNHIANDKLKAFQLATLLGVPAVPSKSIREVHGIDTYPCILKTVDGHGGQEVVLCSSEAQASAFFKQFHNKHIIVQPYIESGACDVRVFMIGEEVVGAVKRTGKDSFKSNYTLGGSIEKYPLASRQLQDVQTIARALKSDYIGIDFILLPDGEWLFNEIEDPVGARSLYTTHDFSVARKLIRYVKERLS
- a CDS encoding RimK family alpha-L-glutamate ligase encodes the protein MLTCWVIYNGSLTSDKFKDQAALLQEAAERAGVQAALKKNYEVLMTINQALTQRPDFVVFLDKDILLAQFLKNAGIAVFNDPAVIETCDNKAKQYLQLAHHDIPMPETIIAPKVYPAFTIQDSGYYKQVLERLGLPMIIKEGHGSFGMKVYLIETEQQFYDKTEALRGVDYVFQQFIASSHGRDIRVNIVGGEIVAAMYRHSETDFRANITNGGVATEVVLTEAQQALAIRAAQAVGAEFAGVDLLFGPNDEPLVCEVNAAAHIRNIYNVTGINVADAMIAYILKVLK
- a CDS encoding folylpolyglutamate synthase/dihydrofolate synthase family protein yields the protein MIPKMDEYKKRWGIDSDASVKPGLEAVQQALIKVGNPEKNLRILHVAGTNGKGSTIAFMEGILRQHGFSTGVFSSPALVDIHDQIRLNGQPIEQKDLDASFALMKKAGLSGLLTDFELLTVAALLAFRQFAPDYVLLETGMGGALDSTNIVTPLVSVITSIAVEHVTFLGNTVEAVTEHKAGIIKSNRPVVIGPLGKEAVDVVRRVAREKNSLLFMYGQDFVMDCNAGEVFKGSQTYRLAERHMKGPHQGANAAVAIEALLVAGAELVEEQVAAAIATVQLRHRFEEIIPGVFRDGAHNPAAAAMLVQTIQSEFPGEKVDFVIGMLKGKDIEKTLDVLAPVAASFTFLTFAHPQAESAERLMLYCKCNIKTVTNVESDTIILDRVDGRRIIVTGSLYMIAGLKVCLRAS